One window from the genome of Cydia fagiglandana chromosome 21, ilCydFagi1.1, whole genome shotgun sequence encodes:
- the LOC134674980 gene encoding UDP-glucosyltransferase 2-like produces the protein MSRLIALVCALVCSSDAARILAVFPTPSISHQVVFRPLTHELARRGHDVTVITTDPAFPKGQAPANLTEIDVHDISYEVWRKVIANYKNGDKNDMRSQVNGFNDACFEVFKKQTAAAEVQDIIQNKNNSYDLLLVEAWTRFALGFSHVIKAPVIALSSFGAVNDNYDVMGAPIHPLLYPQSIATRVYNLSLWEKVTEYYNYITIMNDFRNSEEHENAVLRRIFGQDTPPLSELNNNIGMMFLNIHRTWEGNIPVPSSVIHIGGMHQNPEKELPQDLKQYLDSSKHGVIYISFGTNVDTSILPREKIQSIINALSQLPYDVLWKWNQDELPNRTKNIKISKWFPQSDLLRHPKVKLFITQGGLQSTDETITGGVPVIGIPMNGDQFYNVEKYEIHKIGKRIYLEDLNEDTLRSAVKDVIEDIRYRDNVIRLRALMNDQPTSSLERAIWWTEHVLRHGTKHLRAPAANMHWFEYYDVQLLFVVLCAVSTVILLSLIVLRNIVKVFLGNVNKVKVS, from the exons ATGAGCCGATTGATAGCGCTTGTGTGCGCGTTAGTATGTTCGAGCGACGCGGCCAGGATCTTAGCCGTGTTTCCAACACCTTCTATAAGCCATCAAGTAGTGTTTCGACCATTGACACACGAACTAGCAAGGAGAGGACATGATGTCACCGTCATCACAACAGACCCTGCCTTCCCAAAAGGACAAGCTCCAGCAAATTTAACAGAAATTGACGTACACGACATATCGTACGAAGTTTGGAGAAAAGTAATAGCGAACTACAAAAACGGTGACAAAAATGATATGAGAAGCCAAGTTAATGGTTTCAATGACGCGTGTTTTGAAGTATTCAAGAAACAAACTGCAGCTGCCGAAGTACAAGACATTATTCAGAATAAGAATAACAGTTATGATTTGTTGCTAGTAGAAGCTTGGACACGGTTTGCTCTTGGATTTTCACATGTTATCAAAGCGCCAGTTATAGCATTAAGTTCTTTTGGTGCTGTTAATGACAATTATGACGTCATGGGAGCCCCAATTCATCCTCTGCTTTACCCTCAATCAATAGCTACACGTGTTTACAATCTATCACTTTGGGAGAAAGTTACAGAATACTACAATTATATTACAATAATGAACGATTTCCGAAATTCAGAAGAACATGAAAATGCAGTTCTAAGAAGGATTTTTGGTCAAGACACGCCTCCTTTGAGTGAATTGAATAATAATATTGGTATGATGTTCTTAAATATTCACCGTACATGGGAAGGCAATATACCAGTTCCTTCTAGCGTGATTCATATTGGAGGAATGCACCAGAACCCAGAAAAGGAGTTACCACAG GATCTAAAGCAGTATCTCGATTCTTCCAAGCATGGCGTGATCTACATCAGTTTTGGCACAAACGTCGACACCTCTATCCTACCCAGAGAAAAGATCCAGTCCATCATAAACGCGTTATCACAGCTACCTTACGACGTTTTATGGAAGTGGAACCAAGACGAGCTCCCAAACCGAACGAAGAATATTAAGATTTCGAAATGGTTTCCGCAGTCTGACCTTTTAA GACATCCAAAAGTCAAACTGTTCATCACGCAAGGAGGATTACAATCAACGGACGAGACGATCACTGGAGGGGTGCCAGTAATTGGCATTCCTATGAATGGCGACCAATTTTATAATGTGGAAAAGTATGAAATTCACAAGATTGGAAAAAGAATATACCTTGAGGATCTCAACGAAGACACGCTGAGGAGTGCAGTTAAAGATGTTATTGAGGATATAAG ATACCGAGACAACGTAATCCGCTTAAGAGCCCTAATGAACGACCAACCAACGTCATCCCTAGAGCGCGCCATCTGGTGGACGGAGCACGTACTTCGCCACGGCACTAAGCATCTCCGCGCGCCCGCCGCCAACATGCACTGGTTTGAATACTACGATGTGCAACTACTATTCGTTGTACTGTGCGCTGTTTCAACTGTGATATTGTTAAGTTTGATAGTGTTGCGTAATATAGTTAAGGTATTTTTAGGTAATGTTAATAAAGTTAAGGTTTCGTAA